One Cryptomeria japonica unplaced genomic scaffold, Sugi_1.0 HiC_scaffold_2614, whole genome shotgun sequence DNA segment encodes these proteins:
- the LOC131873583 gene encoding uncharacterized protein LOC131873583: protein MNKGCMSLSFSCEEDRRNILCGGSWAIGKYIIYIQKWYPNAGREKIFLVQVSVWIKLPGLPMEYWEEDVLAGITNTFGELIAIDQVTTSRRRLIYARICVGVGTDKNMPEEIEIESKLGKWRQNIVYESIPFVYFHCKKQRHWAKKCPNNEVKSHPQAKVWKKVDNSLKASDSNNLDQEKQSRVGRTEVELIGEMGNELKKGDSEKIDHQLMEQSGKDQRHGERKSKDNKQNEESEEDKIELISDKYE from the coding sequence ATGAATAAAGGTTGTATGTCCTTGTCTTTCTCCTGTgaggaggatagaagaaacattctttgTGGTGGATCCTGGGCAATAGGAAAATATATCAtctacatccagaagtggtaccctaatgcggGAAGAGAAAAAATATTTCTGGTTCAGGTTTCGGTCTGGATTAAactccctgggctcccaatggaatacTGGGAGGAAGATGTGCTTGCAGGAATaaccaatacctttggggagcttattgctATTGATCAGGTCACGACATCTAGAAGAAGGCTTatttatgctaggatttgtgtAGGAGTTGGAACTGATAAGAACATGccagaggagatagagatagaatctaaacttgGGAAGTGGaggcagaatattgtttatgaatcaatcccttttgtCTACTTTCATTGTAAAAAGCAAAgacattgggctaaaaaatgcccaaataATGAGGTCAAATCTCATCCCCaagctaaggtttggaaaaaagtagaCAACTCTCTGAAAGCTTCGGATTCTAATAATCTAGATCAGGAAAAACAGTCTCGGGTTGGAAGGACAGAGGTAGAACTCATCGGTGAAATGGGAAATGAATTGAAGAAAGGAGATAGTGAAAAAATAGATCATCAGTTGATGGAGCAGAGTGGCAAGGATCAAAGGCATGGAGAAAGAAAATCTAAAGACAACAAAcaaaatgaggaatcagaagaggataagatagagtTAATCTCAGATAAGTATGAGA